One genomic window of Diospyros lotus cultivar Yz01 chromosome 8, ASM1463336v1, whole genome shotgun sequence includes the following:
- the LOC127807938 gene encoding two-component response regulator ORR10-like, whose product MDLKQPDITTPGYTQKQEEAEEEEEEEEEEKEEEEEAEEEEEEQHIQEQHFHVLAVDDSTIDRMLLERLLTVSSYQVTCVDSGNKALEFLGLLEGSDINIDSRSTSSAAAPCSCTPSDSSQHPSLQDVQGSKVNLIITDYSMPGMNGYDLLRRVKGSSWKDIPVVVMSSENIPARINMCLEGGAEEFLLKPVQLSDLRKLQSHLLKPNLAIHASHMNLVQNDVTAAAAAAATTRTTRRRATITLMKGKQYYLPRMSREPAQNERST is encoded by the exons ATGGATTTGAAGCAGCCAGATATCACTACTCCAGGCTATACCCAGAAACAAGAAgaggcagaagaagaagaagaagaagaagaagaagaaaaagaagaagaagaagaagcagaagaagaggaggaggagcaaCATATTCAAGAACAACACTTTCATGTGTTAGCAGTAGATGACAGCACCATTGACAGAATGCTCTTGGAGAGGCTTCTCACTGTTTCCTCATACCAAG TGACTTGTGTGGATTCTGGAAACAAAGCTTTGGAATTCCTGGGATTGCTTGAGGGCAGTGATATTAACATAGATTCCAGATCAACAAGCTCTGCTGCAGCTCCTTGTTCTTGCACACCTTCTGATTCTTCCCAGCACCCATCACTCCAAGAT GTGCAAGGATCAAAAGTGAACTTAATCATCACAGATTACAGCATGCCAGGGATGAATGGATACGATTTGCTTAGAAGAGTCAAG GGCTCTTCTTGGAAGGATATACCAGTAGTTGTCATGTCATCAGAAAACATACCTGCCAGAATCAACAT gTGCTTGGAAGGAGGAGCAGAAGAGTTCCTACTAAAACCGGTTCAATTGTCTGATCTGAGGAAACTCCAATCTCACCTTTTAAAGCCTAATTTAGCCATTCATGCATCCCATATGAATTTGGTTCAAAATGATgtaacagcagcagcagcagcagcagcgacGACGAGGACGACGAGGAGGAGAGCAACAATAACGCTAATGAAAGGCAAGCAGTATTATCTCCCAAGAATGTCACGAGAGCCGGCCCAAAATGAAAGAAGTACGTAG